The Deinococcus sp. YIM 134068 genomic interval TTCACCGTCTCCCCGAACGCTCGCTCAGCGCCCCACACGCCGAGCAGGAGGGCAGTGAGAAAGGGGAGGACTCGGAACATCGAGCGGGACATGGGGCAAACCTCCAGGCAGGGAGAGGGCGCGGTCGGTCACGAAGGTGGGCACGTTCGCCGCCGCCGCGTGCGTGCGGGCGAGGTCCGCGAGCGCGGGCGTGTCGGCATAGTCGAGGGCCAGCACCTCCCGTCCGGCGGCGCGGCAGACGGCGAGCCAGTGGGCGGTGTAGGCGAGACCGCCCGCGTCGTGTGGAGCATAACGCGGCGCGTGCGTCGTGCCGAACGCCTCGATCAGCACCCCGTCCACGAGCGGCGCGAGGTCCGGCCAGAGCGTGAAGCCCCGGTTGGCGAGGAGCCACGCCCCAGGCCACGTCTCCCGCACGTCGCGTATTCGGCTCAGCGTAGCCTCCGCCTCCGCGCTGCACAGCGTATCGAGCAGCAGCCCGTCGGTGTGCGTGAGGGCGTCCCCCGCACGGGCGAGCAGCACCTCCCGCCATCCGGGGTGCGCGGCGTCCACGGCCACGCTGCCCCAGTAGGGGTTGACCCCCCGGTGGTACGGCGCACTTCCCGGCACGCACGCCTGGTCGCCGAGCGGGTGGTCCTCGCCCATGCTGAGGTAGCCGAGCACGTGCGTGCCCCCCTCCCGCAGGGCGCGCAGGTCGGCGGGCCGGTACAGCCCCGACTGCACGACCACCGTGCCGAAGCCCCCCAGCACCCGCACCGCCTCCGGGGTGCCCGGCCCGTAGTAGACGGCGTGGGAGGCCCTCACGCCGCCCCCGACCGCAAGCTCAAGCTCCCCGGCTGATGGCTGACCGCTGACGGCTGAAAGCTCCCACTCAACGCGGGGTGACGCTCACGCTCGTCCCGCCCGTGCCGACGTTGAACAGCGCGATGGAGCGCCCGGCATACGTCTCGGCCTGCGCGCCCGACGGTCCCGCCGTGCCCGTCATGAAGACGCGGGCGGTGCCGGACGCGCTGCGAAGCTGCACCGTGTTCGCCTTGCGGTCCCACACCGCGCTCAGGCCGTCCTTGCCCCCCTCGTAGCGGGTGCGGGCGTCCACGTAGACGCCGAGGTCGTTCCAGCGCAGGGTCCTCAGCGGCAGGGTGCTGGCGGCGGCGTACTTGTCGAGTACGGCCCGCACCCAGTCGGTCGCCAGGCTGCGGCCCGACGCGTACTCGCGCAGGTTGGTCTGGTGCATGTAGTGGGGCCACGCCACGCCGGAGAGGATGTGCTGGAAGCCCAGCTCGCTCTCCCGGTCCACGAACTCGGGGTAGGTCAGGGCCTTCGGCCAGAAGGGGGCCGTGCCGCCGGGGCCGTACACGGCGTTGTAGCTCGTGACCGCCTCCTCCGGGGTGGTGGCGTAGTAGTGGACGTTGTTCGGCCAGCGCGGCACGAGCAGGACGTTCTTGTTCATGGGGTGGAACAGGCCGCAGCTCAGGCAGTTGGGGTCCCACTGGCTGGGCACGCTGCGGTTGGAGGCGAGGTAGCGCACCCCGCTCGCCTGCGCCGCCGACAGCAGGTTCGGGTTGCTGGCGCTCAGCCCGAAGTCCTGCTTGGGCTGGCCTGCGGCGGCGGACTTGTACCCCAGCCCGCTGTGTTCGCCCGTCACGAGGCTCTTCTCGCTGAGCTTCAGGCCCATGAACAGGCCGATCAATGTGTTCTGGAAAATCTGCTCGAAGCTGGCCGCATAGTTCAGCGCGTCCATCGAGGCGTGGTCGCGGGTGTGGTTCACCCAGTCGAACTCGCCCCGGAGGCACTTGCTCACCGCGCTCAGGGGGTCCTTGACGCTGCTGCCCGGCGTGCAGGTGCGCGGCGCGAGAATGTCGGCCCCCAGCCCGTTGTACATGATGGCGTAGCGGAAGTTCGAGGCGACCGGGTACGTGCTCCGCACGGCGTCCTGCTGGGTGCGGGTCGCCAGCGCGTCCCCGGCGCTCAGGCGGAAGCTCTCGGCCCTCAGCAGGCGGGTGGCCGGATCGTAGTGGTCCCCGTGGGCGAACCAGTCGTCGATGTCCACCCCCAGGAAGCGGCGGTACTCGCCGAGGAAGACCCCGCGCGTGAGCCAGCCGATCAATCCGGGGCCGAGAAGCTGGGTGTGATTGAGGTACTCGTTCTGCGCCATCGTGAGGAGCAGCCGCTCGCGCCCGTCGGCGGCGGTGCTCGTGACGGCGAGGACGTTCCCGGCCCCGTCTTGCAGGAGGGGCTGGGTGCTGACGCCCACCACGCTCTCCAGCCGGGCCGGATAGGCGTAGGCGTAACGGACGGGGACGGCCTTCGCGGTCAGGTCGGTGAAGACAGCCTTCCCGTCCGTGGTCACGCTGGCGTCGGTGGTCGCCGTCTCGGTGCCGGGGACCGCGCGCACGCCGTAGTCCTCGGGGGCCACGCCGGGGTAGCCGAAGAGGGCGAGCTGCCGCACCCCGAAGGCCGCCTCGTACTCGAAGAGGGTGGCCCACTCCGCGTCGTCGAGCGCGCTCGTGTACACGCCGGGGGAGGATTCGGTCGTCAGGGCGTTGCTCGCCAGCACGACGCCCGCGTAGCGCCCCACGCCGTCCGTGCCGATCAGTTGCCCGGTCGTCAGCGCCTGGCTCGTCGCGTCCAGCGTGTCGAAGGGAATGCCGTGCTGACGCAGCAGCGCCCGCGCCGGGGCGAGGCCGAAGTCGTTCGCGCCCGCGTGGAGGACCAGAATCCGCAGCGCCACCTTGTTCTTCTGGGCGTTCGCGGGGAGGGCCTGTGCCCGGAGCGTCCCGGACCGGGGCACCACGGCGGGACCGAGCCGCGCCCCGCTCACGTCGCCCCGAAGTGCGGCCCCGACGCCCTGCGGCCCGACCTCGGAGGACGGACCGCCCACGGTGGCCCCGGTCGGCGTCACCCCGCCGGGCGCGTACACGACCTCGCCGTAGCGGGTGATCTCGCTGAGTTTGACGCCGTTCTCCCCGACGACCTCCTCCGCGACGGGGGTCGTCACGGACGGGCCACCCCCGCAGGCGGTGAGGGCGAGGAGCAGGGTCAGGGGGAGCAGGGGTTGGGCAAGCTTCATAGGACTCCTTGAAGTTTGGGTAGAGAGGGGAGGGACGCCAGCAGTTCGGCCAGCGCGTCCTCCAGGGAATGAGCGGGGGTGAAGCCGCTTCTCAGCAGGCGGCCCAGGTCGGCCCGCTGGTAGGGCACGTCGCCGCTGCGGGGGCTGCCGGGGGCGTCCTCGTGCCAGGTGCCCGCATAGCCGCACAGCCCCGCGAGAACGGTCACGAGGTCGCGCACGGGCCGGGCCTCGCCGCTGCCGACGTTCACGACGCCGCGCAGGTCAGCGCCGGGCTGGCCGGGCAGGACGTGGAGGACGGCGCGGGCCACGTCGCGCACGGCCATGAAGTCGCGCCGGGCACCGAGCGGGCCGAAGCGCACGGGGCCGCCACGTTGGGCCGCCGCCCGCAGCTCACGGGCCGCGCGGCCCGGCAGGCTCCCGGCATTCATGCTCGCCCCGACCGGATTGGTCAGGCGCAGGGCCACCGCGTCCACCCGGCCCGCGCGGGCGGCCTCGTCCAGCAGCAGGGTCCCGGCAAGTTTCGTCGCGCCGTAGGGGGAGACGGGCCGGGCGGGGTCGTCCTCGCGCGAGGCGTGGCCCTCGGGAACAGGGCCGTACTCGGCGGCGGAGGCGAGGTGAACGACCCGCGCCCCCGTCCGCGCCGCCCCGTCCAGCACCCGCGCGGGCAGCAGCACGTTCGCCCGCGTCAGGGCCGGGAGGTCGCCCGCCGTGCGCCCCGCCGCGTTCACGACCGCGCCCACGCCGTCCAGCAACGCTGCCCACCTCACGTCCGGCAGCGCGGTCAGGTCGGTGTGGGCGGGGGGCAGGCGCACGCACCGACCGGCCTCCACGAGCGCGGTGCAGATGTGGCCGCCGAGAAAGCCGCCCGCGCCGAGGAGCAGGACGGTGGGGGAGGACGGGGAGGCGGGCGTCACAACAAACCTCAGTCGGCGGCGCTGGCGTGCGCGAGGTGGGGAAGGAGGATGGGAGCCATCTGCGGCCACTGCGCGTTCGCGGTGTCGTAGTCCTCGGGACGCCCGATGTCGAGCCAGTAGCCGCCGAACAGGTCGCTGCCCGGCAGTTCCCCGGCGGCGAGCAGGTCGAGCATCAGCGTGTCGAAGCCCAGCACCTGCCCCGGCGTGTAGCGGCGCAGGGTCTCCCGCGTCACCGCGTAAACGCCCATGCTGACCTGAAACTCCACGGTCGGCTTCTCCCGGAAGGCCACGATGCTGCTTTCCTCACCCTGCCCGGCCACGTCCAGCACCCCGAACTCACTGCGAATCTCGCGGCGGTAGGTGGCGACCGTCACGGGCCGCGCGGTGCGCTTGTGGCGGCCCAGGAACGCGCCGTAGTCCAGATCGGTCAGCACGTCCCCGTTCATGATCAGGAAGTGCCCCGGCAGCGTGTCCAGCACGTTGAGGACCGGGCCGATGGTGCCCAGCGGCGTCTCCTCGTCGGTATAGCTCACGGTGAGGCCGTAGCGGCTCCCGTCGCCCACGAAGGCGCGGATGAGGTGCCCCATGTGCCCGACCGCGAGCGTGATGCCCGTGAAGCCCGACTGCCGCAGTTGCAGCAGCACGATCTCCAGGATGGAATAGGTGTCGCCGATGGGCACGAGCGGCTTGGGAACGCAGGTGGTGTACGGGCGCAGGCGGGTGCCCTTGCCTCCGGCGAGGATGATGGCGTGCATGGTGGCGCTCCTTTCGTGGTTCTGGTGGGACGGAGGGGAGGGGTGGGGGGTCGAGGAGTCGAGGGGTCGAGGGGTCGAGGGGTCGAGAGCAAAAACGGTGGGCAGTTTCCTGCTGGGCTGGCCGCTCCTCACACCGTGTACTGGTCCACCCGGTAGCGGGCCAGATGTGCCGGGTCCGTGAACCACTCGGCGGTCTGCCGCAGGCCCTCCTCCAGCGAGACCTCGGGTGCCCACCCAGTCAGCCCCCGTAGGGCCGAGGCGTCGGCGAGCAGGCGCATGACTTCGCTGCCCTCCGGGCGCAACCTCTCGTCCTCCTGCACGACCTCCACCTCGCGGCCCATGACCCGCGCGATGAGGCGCACGGTGTCGCCCACGCTGATCTCGCGGCCCGACCCGGCGTTGAGGACCCGGCCCAGCACCTCGTCCCCGGCCTCGCCCACGGCGCGGAAGGCGCGGGCGGTGTCGGCCACGAAGTTGAAGTCGCGGGTGGGCCGCAGGTCGCCCAGCCGAATCTGGGTGCGGCCCGCCGCGATCTGGCTGATCACGGTGGGGATGACCGCGCGGGCCGACTGCCGGGGGCCGTAGGTGTTGAAGGGCCGTAGCGTCACGACCGGAAGCCCGAAGCTGAGGTGGTAGCTCTCGGCGAGCTTGTCCGCCCCGATCTTCGTGGCCGAGTACGGCGACTGGCCCTGAAGCGGGTGCGACTCGTGGATGGGCACCGTGCGCGCCGTGCCGTACACCTCGCTCGTGCTCGTGTGGACGACCCTGGGCGTGCCGAGTTCGCGGGCGGCCTCCAGCACGTTCAGCGTCCCGGTGACGTTCGTCTCCACGTAGGAGCGCGGGGCCACGTAGGAGTAGGGGATGGCGATCAACGCGGCGAGGTGGTACACCGCCCCCGCCCCCAGCATCAGCGCCCGGACGCTGCCCGCGTCGCGCACGTCGCCGAGCTGGACCTCCACGTGCTCCATCACCTCGGGGCCGAGCGTGTCGAGCCAGCCGTAGGACCCCTGCGAGTTGTAGACCGCCATCGCGCGGACGCGGGAGCCTGACCGGACGAGTTCCTCGGTGAGGTGCGAGCCGATGAAGCCGTCCGCACCCGTCACGGCGACGAGGGGACGCCCGGACGGGGCGCGGCGGGAGGGGATGGGGACGGCGGGGTGGGTCATCGGTAGCTCCGGGGGTCTTGCAGGGCACCGAGGGTCGGCACCAGCAGCGAGAGGGCGAGGAGGGGCAGCAGGAGGGTGGGGGACAGGGGGGAGAACGCGAGGGTCAGGGCGGCCCCGAGCCACAGCGCGGCGAGGAGAGGTGCGCGCCCGTGGTTGGCGAGCCACGCGCTCAGGAGCAAAGCTGCCCCGGCTGCCGGAACGACGGTCGCCGCCTCGGGCGGAAGGGAGGGGATACCCAGCGCGGGCGCGGCGAGCACCCGCACGCCCACCGCGAGGGCGAGCGCGTAGGCGGCGGTCACGAGGGCCACCGTCAGCCGCCCCCGCCGCCGCAGCGCCGCGAGGTCGCCCACCCCGCGCGCCGCGTGTTGCAGGCGTTCTTGCAGGTGCCACACGCCCCCCTCCAGCAGCCCGGCGCTCAGGACGAGGGGCAGCAGCGCGGGGGTGCCCAGCCGGGTGCCCAGCGCCACGCACGCGGCGGAGAGCGCCCAGCCGTAGGCCGCCAGCCGCAGCCCCGGCGCGAAGGTGAGCCACGTCACCGCGAGGAGGCCCGCTGCCCGAGTGAGGCTCCACGCCGCGTAGCCCGGCAGCGCGGCGAGCAGCGCGAGGGCCGCCAGCGCCGCCGGAGCGGAGGGCAGCGCGACGACCACCCCGGCGGCGAGGAGCGCGGGCGCGAAGGCCGCCGCGAACAGCCCGGTCCGCCCGTAGGCGAGCAGCACGCCCGCCGCCCCGCCCGCCAGCGCCACCGCCCCGCCGACGAGGGCACCGAGGGGGGCCGAGGGGAGGGCGTCGGAAACGCCCGCCGCCAGCGCACCACCCGCCGCGCCCACGAGCGTTCCGCCGAGCAGTGCCGCCCGCAGCGCCCGCCCCGGCACCCCCAGCGGCTCGGCGTAGCGCAGCGCCGCGACGAGCATGACGTGGCCCCACCCGAAGGCCGCCGCGAATCCGAAGGCCGCCGTCGCCCCCGGCCCCAGGGTGCCCGTGATGAGCAGCCCCGTCACCCCCGGCAGCAGGTAGAGGGGACCGCGCAGCAGGGTGCGCCACGGGAAGGCGGGGGCGGCTGCCCGCGTCCGGCGGTCGAGGTCCCGACCCGAGCCACGTTGCGCGTACAGCAGCTCGGCGGCCCGGAAGAGGCCCCCCGCCCCGTAGCGGTCGCGCAGGTGCTCGTCGCTCAGGCCGTCGGCCTCCAGGTAGGCGGCGATTTCCAGCATGTCCACGGCGCGGGCGCGTTCGGGGGCCAGCCGCAGGTCTACCTCGCGCAGACGGCCCGGCAGCGGCTCCCGCACCGGGCGCGTCATCCCGGCCCCCCGGCGAGCGCGACGGGGTAGGCGCGGCGGTACGCCTCCAGGCAGCCGTCGAGCGTGAACAGCTCCATCACCCGCGCTCGGGCGGCCTGCCCCAGCCGGGCGCGGAGGGGCGCGTCGGCCAGCAGCCGGTTCAGGGCGCTCGCCACCCCCATCGCGTCGCGCGGGCGCACGATCAATCCCGCCTCGCCCACCGCCTCGGGCACGCCGCCGACCCGCGTGGCGACCGGGGGGCGGCCCATCGCCATCGCCTCGATCACCGTGTAGGGAAAGCCCTCCGAGACGCTGGTGAGCGCCACGACCTGCCCCGCCCGGTACGCCTCGGTGATGTCGGGCACCCGGCCCTCGAAGGTGACGTGCCCGCCGAGGTCCAGCTCCGCCGTGACCTGGCGGCAGTGGCGCTCGTAGCCCTCGTTTCCGGCGGGCGTGCCCCCGAACAGCCGCAGCCGCGCCCCCGGCGTGCGCCGCCGCACGAGCGCGAAGGCCCGGATCAGGGTCTCCAGGTCCTTGAGGGGGTCCACCCGCCCCACCCAGCTCACGACGGGGGCCTCCGGCTCGCTCTCCGCTGGCGGAAACACGTCGGGGTCGATGCCGTTGTACACGCACTGGATGCGGTCGGGGTCGGCCCCCAGCCGCTCCTCCCAGCGGCGGTTGTAATGCGAGCCGGGGAGGATCAGCGCGGCCTCCTGATAGGCGAGGCTGCACAGCAGGCGGTAGAAGCGCAGCAGCAGCGCCTTGAACCCCGTGCTGTGGCCCGCGTGCCGGAATTCCAGATACCGCTCGCGCAGGTAGACGCCATGCTCGGTGAGGACGAAGGGCGTGCCCCGCTGCCAGCGCCCGTGCAGGGCGAGCAGCGCCGCGAAGCCGTTGCTCACCGCGTGCCCCACGTCCGCCTCGGGGGGCGGCGTCGCCAGCGGGCGCAGGCTGTGTTCCAGCCACACCTGCACGTCCAGCGCGTCGGCCACGGTGGGAAGGGGCAGCCGGGGGCGTCCGGGCGTGCGGTCGCCCGATTGCCGCCGTGCGTGACCCCGCCACACCTCCAGCGTGAGCCGGGTGGCCCGCGCGCCGTCCAGCACACCCGTCAGGCTCCCGTGCTCCCCCAGGTCGCTGAGCCGCCGCAACGCCGCCCCGAAGCCGGGCAGGTCCAGCGTGCACAGGGCGTCCAGCAGCGTCGCGTAGGCACTCAGCGTCGCCGCCGTGCGCGCGGGGTCGGGGCGCGGGCCGGGCAGCGGGGCGTCCCACAGCGGCACCTGCCGGACCGTCACGTTGGCGGGCAATTCCAGCGCCGGGCGCGCGAAGGTCGTGCCCGTGATCGCCCCCACCGTGAAGGCGTGGTCCCCCAGCCCGCGCACGAGCTGGTCCACCCACACGCTCACGCCGCCGTGTGCCTGCGGGTAGGTGCCCTCCGTATAGAGGGCCACCCGTGGGGGCCGGGAAAGGGGGGAGGGGAAGGGGGCAAGGGTCATAGAGGGGGGATTCGGGCACCTGCGGGAAATGGCAAAGAAAACGGCAGGGGAGCGGCCCACACTCCACCTGCCGGCAGCGTCTCCACCAGGCAGGAGCGCCATCGACTTGAGAAAAACCCTACCCCCCCGGATTCAAATTGTGAAGAATCCCACCCCGAAGTATGAGAAGCTACCCCCAACGCTCATCTTTGAAACGAGGCTCTTTAAAATTGCGTCCAGTGGGGTCAGGGCTTGTTTCCCCGCTCCCTGGGCCTGTCGAGCACGGGGAGAAGTCCGCGTTTACATGCCCCTGACAACGGCAGAGCTTGGGTCAAACCTTACGCGCTTCGGCGGAAGTTCTCAGCGTTCGAGAACGTGCTCCGGCCTGAACACGGCGATCATCGCCAGTCCCCATCCCAAAGAGAGGAGGAGCGCCGCCACCACGTCCGCCGCGTGGTGGACCCCGGCGTAGACGCGCGCCCAGCCCATCGCCACGACCCACAGGGTGCCGAGGACGAGGACGACCCACCGCGCCCGCGTCGGCCACAGCACGGCGGCCAGGGCGAGGACGAGGGCCGCCGAGAAGACCACGTGCCCGCTCGGAAAGC includes:
- a CDS encoding Agd3-related carbohydrate-binding protein, with amino-acid sequence MKLAQPLLPLTLLLALTACGGGPSVTTPVAEEVVGENGVKLSEITRYGEVVYAPGGVTPTGATVGGPSSEVGPQGVGAALRGDVSGARLGPAVVPRSGTLRAQALPANAQKNKVALRILVLHAGANDFGLAPARALLRQHGIPFDTLDATSQALTTGQLIGTDGVGRYAGVVLASNALTTESSPGVYTSALDDAEWATLFEYEAAFGVRQLALFGYPGVAPEDYGVRAVPGTETATTDASVTTDGKAVFTDLTAKAVPVRYAYAYPARLESVVGVSTQPLLQDGAGNVLAVTSTAADGRERLLLTMAQNEYLNHTQLLGPGLIGWLTRGVFLGEYRRFLGVDIDDWFAHGDHYDPATRLLRAESFRLSAGDALATRTQQDAVRSTYPVASNFRYAIMYNGLGADILAPRTCTPGSSVKDPLSAVSKCLRGEFDWVNHTRDHASMDALNYAASFEQIFQNTLIGLFMGLKLSEKSLVTGEHSGLGYKSAAAGQPKQDFGLSASNPNLLSAAQASGVRYLASNRSVPSQWDPNCLSCGLFHPMNKNVLLVPRWPNNVHYYATTPEEAVTSYNAVYGPGGTAPFWPKALTYPEFVDRESELGFQHILSGVAWPHYMHQTNLREYASGRSLATDWVRAVLDKYAAASTLPLRTLRWNDLGVYVDARTRYEGGKDGLSAVWDRKANTVQLRSASGTARVFMTGTAGPSGAQAETYAGRSIALFNVGTGGTSVSVTPR
- a CDS encoding NAD-dependent epimerase/dehydratase family protein produces the protein MTPASPSSPTVLLLGAGGFLGGHICTALVEAGRCVRLPPAHTDLTALPDVRWAALLDGVGAVVNAAGRTAGDLPALTRANVLLPARVLDGAARTGARVVHLASAAEYGPVPEGHASREDDPARPVSPYGATKLAGTLLLDEAARAGRVDAVALRLTNPVGASMNAGSLPGRAARELRAAAQRGGPVRFGPLGARRDFMAVRDVARAVLHVLPGQPGADLRGVVNVGSGEARPVRDLVTVLAGLCGYAGTWHEDAPGSPRSGDVPYQRADLGRLLRSGFTPAHSLEDALAELLASLPSLPKLQGVL
- a CDS encoding nucleotidyltransferase family protein, producing the protein MHAIILAGGKGTRLRPYTTCVPKPLVPIGDTYSILEIVLLQLRQSGFTGITLAVGHMGHLIRAFVGDGSRYGLTVSYTDEETPLGTIGPVLNVLDTLPGHFLIMNGDVLTDLDYGAFLGRHKRTARPVTVATYRREIRSEFGVLDVAGQGEESSIVAFREKPTVEFQVSMGVYAVTRETLRRYTPGQVLGFDTLMLDLLAAGELPGSDLFGGYWLDIGRPEDYDTANAQWPQMAPILLPHLAHASAAD
- a CDS encoding GDP-mannose 4,6-dehydratase, producing MTHPAVPIPSRRAPSGRPLVAVTGADGFIGSHLTEELVRSGSRVRAMAVYNSQGSYGWLDTLGPEVMEHVEVQLGDVRDAGSVRALMLGAGAVYHLAALIAIPYSYVAPRSYVETNVTGTLNVLEAARELGTPRVVHTSTSEVYGTARTVPIHESHPLQGQSPYSATKIGADKLAESYHLSFGLPVVTLRPFNTYGPRQSARAVIPTVISQIAAGRTQIRLGDLRPTRDFNFVADTARAFRAVGEAGDEVLGRVLNAGSGREISVGDTVRLIARVMGREVEVVQEDERLRPEGSEVMRLLADASALRGLTGWAPEVSLEEGLRQTAEWFTDPAHLARYRVDQYTV
- the pelF gene encoding GT4 family glycosyltransferase PelF, whose protein sequence is MTLAPFPSPLSRPPRVALYTEGTYPQAHGGVSVWVDQLVRGLGDHAFTVGAITGTTFARPALELPANVTVRQVPLWDAPLPGPRPDPARTAATLSAYATLLDALCTLDLPGFGAALRRLSDLGEHGSLTGVLDGARATRLTLEVWRGHARRQSGDRTPGRPRLPLPTVADALDVQVWLEHSLRPLATPPPEADVGHAVSNGFAALLALHGRWQRGTPFVLTEHGVYLRERYLEFRHAGHSTGFKALLLRFYRLLCSLAYQEAALILPGSHYNRRWEERLGADPDRIQCVYNGIDPDVFPPAESEPEAPVVSWVGRVDPLKDLETLIRAFALVRRRTPGARLRLFGGTPAGNEGYERHCRQVTAELDLGGHVTFEGRVPDITEAYRAGQVVALTSVSEGFPYTVIEAMAMGRPPVATRVGGVPEAVGEAGLIVRPRDAMGVASALNRLLADAPLRARLGQAARARVMELFTLDGCLEAYRRAYPVALAGGPG